From the genome of Vicia villosa cultivar HV-30 ecotype Madison, WI linkage group LG2, Vvil1.0, whole genome shotgun sequence, one region includes:
- the LOC131649088 gene encoding uncharacterized protein LOC131649088: MDALTLRVENMSQNPATVAAIQSECELCGIQGHQTSDCNLLNESSSEQVNYTQGNPFSNTYNPGWRNHPNFSYKNNNPIQNPGPSRPQSYPTQKQNQPMQVVPPRPSFRETVEKFILAQTQQNKEFHNQNNHIIDLITKLGTEFDQVITHNKMLETQISQIAQTPGAQTMLGGQFPGQTQPNPKGQANAITLRSGTAYDGPKNPTLSAPEKHEENVVPTDQVEKPEESTKQPNQGVETKDKDYTPPPPYKSPIPYPQRLKKSKIESQCQKFIKVIEKLRVEIPFTEAITQIPSYAKFLKDILSNKRRLDDPKPLE, from the coding sequence ATGGATGCTCTAACCCTAAGAGTAGAAAATATGTCTCAAAACCCTGCCACGGTAGCCGCTATCCAATCGGAATGCGAACTATGTGGAATCCAAGGACATCAAACCTCTGATTGTAACCTACTGAATGAGTCTAGTTCAGAACAAGTCAATTATACCCAAGGAAACCCATTTTCAAACACTTACAATCCTGGATGGAGGAACCACCCTAATTTTTCCTACAAAAATAATAACCCAATCCAAAATCCTGGACCCTCTAGACCGCAAAGTTACCCGACTCAAAAACAAAACCAACCTATGCAAGTTGTACCACCAAGACCCAGTTTTAGGGAGACGGTAGAAAAATTTATTCTAGCCCAAACCCAACAGAACAAAGAGTTCCACAACCAAAACAATCATATTATTGACCTAATAACAAAACTAGGAACCGAGTTTGACCAAGTCATTACTCATAATAAGATGCTTGAGACTCAGATCTCGCAAATAGCTCAGACACCAGGCGCACAAACTATGCTTGGAGGTCAATTCCCAggtcaaactcaacccaatccaAAAGGGCAAGCAAACGCAATTACCTTAAGAAGCGGAACCGCTTATGATGGACCTAAAAACCCAACATTGAGCGCACCCGAAAAACATGAGGAAAATGTCGTGCCTACGGACCAAGTGGAAAAACCAGAAGAATCTACAAAACAACCCAACCAAGGAGTAGAAACGAAAGACAAGGATTACACACCTCCACCTCCGTATAAATCACCTATTCCTTATCCGCAAAGACTTAAGAAGAGTAAGATAGAAAGTCAGTGCCAAAAATTCATCAAGGTGATAGAAAAACTTCGCGTGGAAATTCCTTTTACAGAAGCAATCACCCAAATACCATCATATGCTAAATTCTTAAAAGACATCTTATCTAACAAGCGCAGACTCGACGATCCTAAACCCTTAGAATGA